DNA from Saccharomyces cerevisiae S288C chromosome V, complete sequence:
ATATAGCATAACACAATGGATCAAGAAACAATAGACACTGACTACGACGTGATTGTCTTAGGTACCGGTATTACCGAATGTATCTTATCTGGTTTACTCTCTGTAGATGGAAAAAAGGTATTACATATTGACAAGCAAGACCATTATGGTGGCGAAGCTGCTTCTGTGACCTTATCTCAATtgtatgaaaaatttaaacaaAATCCGATCAGTAAAGAGGAACGGGAGTCCAAGTTTGGTAAAGATAGAGATTGGAATGTCGACTTAATTCCTAAATTCCTGATGGCCAATGGTGAGCtgacaaatattttaataCATACCGATGTGACCAGATATGTCGATTTCAAGCAAGTTTCTGGCTCCTACGTTTTTAAGCAAGGCAAAATTTACAAAGTGCCAGCTAATGAAATAGAAGCCATTTCATCGCCATTGATGggtatttttgaaaaacgtagaatgaagaaatttttagaATGGATTAGCTCTTACAAAGAAGATGACTTGTCCACTCATCAAGGATTAGACTTAGACAAGAATACCATGGATGAAGTGTATTATAAATTTGGGTTAGGCAATTCTACCAAAGAATTCATCGGTCATGCAATGGCTTTATGGACCAATGATGACTACTTACAACAACCTGCTAGGCCATCGTTTGAGAGGATTTTGTTATATTGCCAAAGTGTTGCCCGTTACGGTAAATCACCTTATTTGTATCCTATGTATGGGTTAGGCGAACTTCCACAAGGATTTGCTCGTTTGTCGGCTATTTACGGTGGTACTTACATGCTAGACACTCCAATTGATGAAGTATTGTATAAAAAAGACACAGGAAAATTTGAAGGGGTCAAGACTAAGCTGGGAACTTTCAAGGCCCCATTGGTTATTGCTGATCCAACTTATTTTCCCGAAAAATGTAAATCTACTGGTCAAAGAGTTATTAGAGCCATCTGTATTCTTAACCATCCAGTTCCGAACACCAGTAACGCGGATTCTTTACAAATTATTATCCCACAAAGCCAACTGGGAAGGAAAAGCGATATATACGTTGCGATTGTTTCAGATGCGCATAACGTTTGCTCCAAGGGTCACTATTTAGCAATTATTTCTACAATCATTGAAACTGATAAACCACATATAGAATTAGAGCCTGCTTTCAAACTTCTGGGACCAatcgaagaaaaattcatggGAATTGCCGAATTATTTGAACCAAGAGAAGACGGCTCTAAG
Protein-coding regions in this window:
- the GDI1 gene encoding Gdi1p (GDP dissociation inhibitor; regulates vesicle traffic in secretory pathways by regulating the dissociation of GDP from the Sec4/Ypt/rab family of GTP binding proteins): MDQETIDTDYDVIVLGTGITECILSGLLSVDGKKVLHIDKQDHYGGEAASVTLSQLYEKFKQNPISKEERESKFGKDRDWNVDLIPKFLMANGELTNILIHTDVTRYVDFKQVSGSYVFKQGKIYKVPANEIEAISSPLMGIFEKRRMKKFLEWISSYKEDDLSTHQGLDLDKNTMDEVYYKFGLGNSTKEFIGHAMALWTNDDYLQQPARPSFERILLYCQSVARYGKSPYLYPMYGLGELPQGFARLSAIYGGTYMLDTPIDEVLYKKDTGKFEGVKTKLGTFKAPLVIADPTYFPEKCKSTGQRVIRAICILNHPVPNTSNADSLQIIIPQSQLGRKSDIYVAIVSDAHNVCSKGHYLAIISTIIETDKPHIELEPAFKLLGPIEEKFMGIAELFEPREDGSKDNIYLSRSYDASSHFESMTDDVKDIYFRVTGHPLVLKQRQEQEKQ